Proteins encoded in a region of the Euzebyales bacterium genome:
- a CDS encoding IS1380 family transposase yields MHRNSRRARFGVAVDGRGLLSHSGTAALRELADRIGLTDALSAAAAPVCSAGLVHEPGAVLRDLVVMLADGGDDFSAIETLRGQADLDGPVASDSTAWRRVADLAGHELSVVRLDAARRRVRATVWRRGGAPPAVAAGSGLVCVDVDATLVTAHSDKESAAGTYKRGFGFHPLLAYLDRDDGTGEALAGQLRAGNAGANTAADHIDVFETAIDQLDGVDPARVLVRADSAGSSQAFLGYLGEAGVGFSVGARLDEQVRAAIRIAASRPVDWTPAVRQDGQVRDGAHVTEITGSVDVSAYPAGTRILVRREPLHPGAQQTFDDLDGHRFTALLTTQTDADLAALDARHRAHARVEQRIRDAKTLGLRNLPSADFAINQIWLQLVLLAQDLLAWFAVLTLDGDLAVATPATVRYRLLHVAGRITRSSRRVTLHLDATWPWATDLAEAFRRLHALPTPA; encoded by the coding sequence AACAGCCGTCGCGCACGGTTCGGTGTTGCCGTGGACGGCCGCGGGTTGCTCAGCCATTCGGGCACCGCCGCGCTGCGCGAACTGGCCGACCGCATCGGCTTGACCGACGCGCTGTCGGCCGCGGCGGCGCCGGTGTGCAGCGCCGGGTTGGTCCACGAGCCCGGCGCGGTGCTGCGGGATCTTGTGGTGATGTTGGCCGACGGCGGCGATGACTTCTCCGCGATCGAGACGCTGCGCGGCCAGGCCGACCTGGACGGGCCGGTGGCGTCGGACTCGACCGCGTGGCGGCGCGTGGCCGACCTCGCCGGACATGAGCTGTCGGTGGTCCGCCTGGACGCGGCCCGCCGGCGGGTGCGTGCGACCGTGTGGCGCCGCGGCGGCGCCCCGCCCGCTGTCGCTGCTGGGTCGGGGCTGGTGTGTGTGGATGTGGACGCGACGCTGGTGACCGCGCACTCCGACAAGGAATCGGCGGCTGGCACCTACAAACGTGGCTTCGGGTTCCACCCGCTGCTGGCCTATCTCGACCGCGACGACGGCACCGGCGAAGCGCTGGCCGGCCAGCTGCGCGCGGGGAATGCCGGGGCGAACACCGCCGCCGATCACATCGACGTGTTCGAAACCGCCATCGACCAGCTCGACGGTGTCGACCCGGCACGGGTGCTGGTGCGCGCGGACTCGGCCGGCTCCAGCCAGGCGTTCCTTGGGTATCTCGGCGAGGCCGGCGTGGGGTTCTCCGTTGGCGCCCGGCTGGATGAGCAGGTACGCGCGGCGATCCGCATCGCCGCCTCCCGCCCCGTCGACTGGACACCGGCGGTGCGCCAGGACGGCCAGGTCCGTGACGGCGCGCACGTCACCGAGATCACCGGCTCGGTGGATGTGTCGGCGTACCCGGCGGGCACCCGGATACTGGTGCGCCGCGAGCCGCTGCACCCGGGCGCGCAGCAGACCTTCGATGACCTCGACGGGCACCGCTTCACCGCCCTGCTGACCACGCAGACCGACGCTGACCTGGCCGCGCTCGACGCGCGCCACCGGGCGCACGCCCGCGTCGAGCAGCGCATCCGCGACGCCAAGACCCTCGGGCTGCGCAACCTGCCATCGGCGGACTTCGCGATCAACCAGATCTGGCTGCAACTCGTCCTGCTCGCCCAAGACCTGCTCGCCTGGTTCGCCGTCCTCACGCTCGACGGCGACCTCGCCGTCGCCACGCCCGCCACCGTGCGCTACCGGCTGCTGCACGTCGCCGGACGCATCACCCGCAGCAGCCGACGCGTCACGCTGCACCTCGACGCCACGTGGCCATGGGCCACCGACCTCGCCGAGGCGTTCCGAAGACTCCACGCCCTGCCCACGCCCGCGTAA